Proteins from one Amycolatopsis benzoatilytica AK 16/65 genomic window:
- a CDS encoding phage tail tube protein, which translates to MPTPATFTSYKQFLGVAKETQQGTAVAMTATIPVEKLDFEDKPVFLDDKAMRGSMVESYGKQAGVIKTDFSFSGPVFGDTLGWLLGNILGDLTTTGASAPFTHAFSTLNSGNGQPTSHTFTQYTGTTASTGTRQWPGACLSELTLKWNAESQLFTYDAKGSCWPSIIAAATPTSAPSTVTPIASWRGQLGVGGPATGGTLALNVTDGEIAIKRVVEPVFTTQNAQTPYIIQRGAVSASGKLNFIAKDETPYLNMVNNTQPQLQLIVSNGLTGAAQVQCQVDVQQGAFVTAKYDSGKSAIAYQTTFDAVANTTNAGTSGGFSPLKATLTNAIAAGTYV; encoded by the coding sequence GTGCCTACTCCAGCCACGTTCACCAGCTACAAGCAGTTCCTCGGCGTCGCCAAGGAAACGCAGCAGGGGACCGCTGTCGCGATGACCGCGACGATCCCCGTCGAGAAGCTCGACTTCGAGGACAAGCCCGTGTTCCTCGACGACAAGGCGATGCGCGGCAGCATGGTCGAGTCGTACGGGAAGCAGGCCGGTGTCATCAAGACCGATTTCTCGTTCTCCGGCCCGGTTTTCGGGGATACGCTCGGTTGGCTGCTCGGCAACATCCTCGGCGACCTCACCACCACGGGTGCCAGCGCGCCGTTCACGCACGCGTTCTCGACGCTGAACTCCGGCAACGGGCAGCCGACGTCGCACACGTTCACGCAGTACACCGGAACCACCGCGAGCACCGGCACCCGGCAGTGGCCGGGCGCGTGCCTGTCGGAACTCACGCTGAAGTGGAACGCGGAGTCGCAGCTGTTCACCTACGACGCGAAGGGCTCGTGCTGGCCCTCGATCATCGCCGCGGCGACGCCGACGAGCGCGCCGTCGACCGTGACGCCGATCGCGTCCTGGCGCGGGCAGCTCGGCGTCGGCGGCCCCGCCACCGGCGGCACTCTCGCGCTCAACGTGACCGACGGCGAGATCGCGATCAAGCGTGTCGTAGAGCCGGTGTTCACCACCCAGAACGCGCAGACCCCGTACATCATCCAGCGCGGTGCCGTGTCCGCCAGCGGGAAGCTGAACTTCATCGCGAAGGACGAAACCCCGTACCTGAACATGGTCAACAACACCCAGCCGCAGTTGCAACTGATCGTCAGCAACGGATTGACCGGTGCCGCGCAGGTGCAGTGCCAGGTGGATGTCCAGCAGGGCGCGTTCGTCACCGCCAAATACGACAGCGGGAAGAGCGCGATCGCCTACCAGACCACGTTCGATGCGGTCGCCAACACCACCAACGCCGGCACCAGCGGCGGGTTCTCGCCGCTGAAGGCGACGCTCACCAACGCGATCGCCGCCGGCACGTACGTCTGA
- a CDS encoding phage tail tape measure protein has protein sequence MAAGSLLPPVVAVLMGNIADFSAKMGEAKGEMAGVEGTAGKMGALGKTALLGLAAGAVAVGVESVKMATSFQSTMELIATQAHAGQGEVDKMKQAVLDLAPTVGIGPEKLAEGLYHVESTGLRGQAALDVLKASAQEAALGMADFDSVTYAMSGVMSVAMKDVKDAADGVAYLNTIVGTGDMHMQDLAQAIGTGVLPAFKEAQLGMRDFGASITVLTDNSMPAEVAANHLRTAVALLQNQSGPATKALASIGIEQGQLARDLAKPDGLLVAMEDLKSHLENSGKTAVEQGQIISKSFGGAKSASTIETLVGEIDKLKGKYQEMGSVGERAKQQQDDWANAQNTFKQKMNEVGAQFQVWAIEIGQVLLPVLSKMADWFMGSVKWLGAHKEVLFAIGAMVLPLIASGFRALAKSAIDALEGIGAAIKSNPIGLLASIVALVVYEIITHWDQIKKALGPFAGWVKREVIDPVIRAWDALLAFLRPIGQWINTNVVQPIVRFWHALVDWTRGIWPDIQQIIEHVLNGLKDFWEPFWKVLQALFAGFVAGFKAAWDPLKAFFKDAWDVISSTFKFAWDIITTVFKSAWQIISGVVSGIIKVIKGIIDFVVGIFSGDWKRAWNGVKEVFSGIWDGIKGILGGVWSFITGIFKGAGTWLWNAGKAILEGLWNGLKSVWSGITNFFGGIGKWISDHKGPIDYDRKLLIPHGNAIMDGFHEGLLSGGKRVQGFINDFTTGIGHTAINGAFSISAGGAVGGGAGGTQQIVIQMNSRDMQTWLQTGILRYNLRNSSNGLAVSAS, from the coding sequence ATGGCCGCCGGTAGCCTCCTGCCGCCCGTCGTCGCCGTGCTCATGGGCAACATCGCGGACTTCTCCGCGAAGATGGGCGAGGCCAAGGGCGAGATGGCCGGCGTCGAGGGCACGGCCGGGAAAATGGGCGCCCTCGGAAAGACTGCGCTGCTCGGGCTGGCGGCCGGCGCGGTCGCGGTCGGCGTCGAGTCGGTGAAGATGGCGACCAGCTTCCAATCGACGATGGAGCTCATCGCCACCCAGGCGCACGCCGGGCAGGGCGAAGTCGACAAGATGAAGCAGGCCGTCCTCGACCTCGCGCCGACGGTCGGGATCGGGCCGGAGAAGCTCGCCGAGGGCCTGTATCACGTCGAGTCCACCGGTCTGCGCGGGCAGGCTGCCCTCGACGTGCTCAAGGCCAGCGCGCAGGAGGCCGCGCTGGGCATGGCCGATTTCGACTCGGTCACCTACGCGATGTCCGGCGTGATGTCCGTGGCGATGAAGGACGTGAAGGACGCCGCGGACGGCGTCGCCTACCTCAACACGATCGTCGGCACCGGCGACATGCACATGCAGGACCTTGCCCAGGCGATCGGCACCGGCGTGCTCCCGGCGTTCAAAGAGGCGCAGCTGGGGATGCGGGACTTCGGTGCGTCGATCACGGTGCTGACCGACAACTCGATGCCTGCGGAGGTCGCGGCGAACCACCTGCGGACCGCGGTGGCGTTGCTGCAAAACCAGTCCGGCCCGGCGACGAAAGCACTAGCCTCTATCGGCATCGAGCAGGGGCAGCTGGCGCGGGACCTGGCGAAGCCGGACGGCCTGCTGGTCGCGATGGAGGATCTCAAGTCCCACCTCGAAAACTCGGGCAAGACCGCCGTCGAGCAAGGCCAGATCATCAGCAAGTCCTTTGGTGGCGCGAAATCCGCGTCCACGATCGAAACGCTCGTCGGCGAGATCGACAAGCTCAAGGGCAAGTACCAGGAGATGGGTTCGGTCGGGGAGCGGGCGAAGCAGCAGCAGGACGACTGGGCGAACGCGCAGAACACGTTCAAGCAGAAGATGAACGAGGTCGGCGCGCAGTTCCAGGTGTGGGCGATCGAGATCGGGCAGGTGCTGCTGCCGGTCCTGTCGAAGATGGCCGACTGGTTCATGGGTTCGGTGAAGTGGCTCGGCGCGCACAAAGAGGTGCTGTTCGCGATCGGCGCGATGGTGCTGCCGTTGATCGCCTCGGGGTTCCGCGCACTCGCGAAATCGGCAATCGATGCGCTGGAGGGGATCGGCGCGGCGATCAAGTCGAACCCGATCGGCTTGCTTGCCTCGATCGTCGCGCTCGTCGTCTACGAGATCATCACGCACTGGGATCAGATCAAGAAAGCGCTCGGTCCGTTCGCGGGCTGGGTGAAGCGCGAAGTGATCGACCCTGTCATCCGCGCGTGGGACGCGTTGCTGGCTTTCCTGCGCCCGATCGGACAATGGATCAACACCAATGTCGTGCAGCCGATTGTCCGATTCTGGCATGCGCTCGTCGACTGGACGCGCGGCATCTGGCCGGATATCCAACAAATCATCGAACACGTCCTGAACGGTCTCAAGGATTTCTGGGAACCGTTCTGGAAAGTGCTGCAGGCTCTTTTCGCCGGTTTCGTGGCCGGATTCAAGGCGGCGTGGGATCCGCTGAAGGCGTTCTTCAAGGACGCGTGGGACGTCATCAGCTCCACGTTCAAGTTCGCGTGGGACATCATCACGACGGTGTTCAAATCCGCGTGGCAGATCATCAGCGGCGTGGTTTCCGGGATCATAAAAGTGATCAAGGGAATCATTGATTTCGTCGTCGGGATTTTCTCCGGAGACTGGAAGCGCGCCTGGAACGGCGTGAAGGAAGTGTTCTCCGGGATCTGGGACGGCATCAAGGGAATCCTCGGCGGCGTCTGGTCGTTCATCACCGGAATTTTCAAGGGTGCCGGAACCTGGCTGTGGAACGCCGGTAAAGCAATCCTCGAAGGCTTGTGGAACGGCCTCAAGTCCGTGTGGAGCGGGATCACGAACTTCTTCGGCGGAATCGGGAAATGGATCTCCGACCACAAAGGTCCGATCGACTACGACCGGAAACTTCTGATCCCGCACGGAAACGCGATCATGGACGGATTCCACGAGGGGCTGCTTTCGGGAGGCAAACGCGTCCAGGGCTTCATCAACGACTTCACCACCGGCATCGGGCACACCGCGATCAACGGCGCGTTCTCGATCTCCGCTGGCGGCGCGGTCGGCGGCGGTGCCGGCGGGACGCAGCAGATCGTGATCCAGATGAACTCGCGTGACATGCAAACGTGGCTGCAAACCGGGATCCTCCGCTACAACCTCCGCAACAGCTCGAACGGTCTGGCGGTGAGCGCGTCGTGA
- a CDS encoding LamG-like jellyroll fold domain-containing protein — MSRVYPLMTINADFTAGPPNTPGNSQVALMTPGPGPGTTVRAWSTSRGRQYELDVFQAGTASLDMVDGSEWLNPVNASSPWNSGGNSLLPYRCVQIGAFWNPTTRSLAGNLLNSGNSANIAGTWLNSSPYYCSFESGIGFVGTLSGSPTLAQSTAQAWDGTHSLAITFTGSTDFPGFGFRTVPGQTYTMSAYVYLPAGATVQAVFANYPGALGTTIASASTSTSGVWTRLVMTGVPSGALGVCGFKMTGGSFPATVYVDAVQLELSSTASPFTVSGPTWYNLYTGYIERYPQRWDMAGFRGLKPLECVDALSPMSRTAISQSYAATIAADSPNLVIPYNDKSSPQAVQLPQGGQPFLGYTALGTDGQVNFAGDTFLDGSEAVSLLQQNLNNNTNYTSMITNQGTVQGQLAMNPQAFTIECWLKSSSGMPYFGAAALTPGENLKTKPFGPTYGIGWLSFVGGDLGWYYYDPNGNNPNGGLPGWNGFPDGQWHYLVIRLTGSNQLNAVVDNVIGGYASISPSGSVQLNNFYLDAQTYWTNPVTEFAVANLACYPAALSNAQLSNHYQRGIGYLGELSGSRAQRLLAQYWSSSNIFWDYGKTKMAPDFGYNGRFLLDVLQEIAQTENGATWADAAGVVHQDSRETRYTYSRSAASRYTFGENTAAGELPYLNVEYDYDPTYVYSQANITSGGSGTQLAPVVNATSQAAYGQRILSLTLQTQNDWDAQQAAQFYVQRYAKPAGAPGTNVPPRITKMTLDPVANPALWDAVLSIDLDDRITVKRRTSAGVTVSGDYYVEKIDHHAAGDASTWTADYELSPVWISQAWILGDSVKSVLGSTTVCVY, encoded by the coding sequence GTGAGCCGCGTATACCCGCTGATGACGATCAACGCGGACTTCACCGCCGGGCCGCCGAACACGCCCGGCAACTCGCAGGTAGCGCTGATGACGCCCGGGCCGGGCCCCGGGACGACCGTGCGCGCCTGGTCGACGTCACGCGGCCGTCAGTACGAGCTGGACGTGTTCCAGGCGGGCACGGCGTCGCTGGACATGGTCGACGGATCGGAGTGGCTGAACCCGGTCAACGCGTCGTCGCCGTGGAACAGCGGCGGCAATAGCTTGCTGCCGTACCGGTGTGTCCAAATCGGAGCGTTCTGGAACCCGACGACACGCTCGCTAGCCGGGAACCTGCTGAACTCCGGAAACTCCGCCAACATCGCCGGGACCTGGCTCAATTCGAGCCCGTACTATTGCAGCTTCGAGTCCGGCATCGGGTTCGTCGGCACCCTCTCGGGCTCGCCGACGCTCGCGCAGTCGACGGCGCAGGCGTGGGACGGCACGCACTCGCTCGCGATCACCTTCACCGGCAGCACCGATTTTCCCGGGTTCGGGTTCCGCACCGTCCCCGGCCAGACCTACACGATGTCCGCGTACGTGTACCTCCCGGCCGGGGCGACTGTGCAGGCGGTGTTCGCGAACTACCCCGGCGCGCTCGGCACGACCATCGCGTCGGCGTCGACCTCGACGTCGGGTGTGTGGACGCGCCTGGTGATGACCGGCGTCCCGTCCGGCGCGCTCGGCGTGTGCGGCTTCAAGATGACCGGCGGCAGCTTCCCCGCGACGGTGTACGTCGACGCGGTCCAGCTCGAACTGAGCTCGACCGCCTCGCCGTTCACCGTCAGCGGCCCCACTTGGTACAACCTGTACACCGGCTACATCGAGCGTTATCCGCAACGCTGGGACATGGCCGGCTTCCGCGGCCTGAAGCCGCTCGAGTGCGTCGACGCATTGAGCCCGATGTCCCGCACCGCGATCAGCCAGTCGTACGCGGCCACGATCGCCGCGGACAGCCCCAACCTGGTGATCCCGTACAACGACAAGTCGTCGCCGCAGGCCGTGCAGCTGCCGCAGGGCGGGCAGCCGTTCCTCGGCTACACGGCGCTCGGCACCGACGGGCAGGTCAACTTCGCCGGCGACACGTTCCTCGACGGGAGCGAAGCGGTGTCGCTGCTTCAGCAGAACCTGAACAACAACACCAACTACACCAGCATGATCACCAACCAGGGGACGGTGCAAGGACAGCTCGCGATGAACCCGCAAGCGTTCACCATCGAATGCTGGCTCAAGTCGTCGTCGGGGATGCCGTACTTCGGTGCCGCGGCGTTGACGCCGGGCGAGAACCTGAAAACGAAACCGTTCGGGCCGACCTATGGGATCGGCTGGTTGAGCTTCGTCGGCGGCGACCTCGGGTGGTACTACTACGACCCGAACGGCAACAACCCGAACGGCGGCCTTCCCGGATGGAACGGTTTCCCGGACGGGCAATGGCACTACCTGGTGATCAGGCTGACGGGAAGCAACCAGCTGAATGCCGTGGTCGACAACGTGATCGGCGGATACGCATCGATCAGCCCGTCAGGGTCGGTGCAGCTGAACAACTTCTACCTCGACGCGCAAACCTACTGGACCAACCCGGTCACGGAGTTCGCGGTCGCGAACCTCGCCTGCTATCCCGCAGCCTTGTCGAACGCCCAGCTGTCGAACCACTACCAGCGCGGCATCGGCTACCTCGGCGAGCTGTCCGGCAGCCGGGCGCAACGCCTGCTGGCCCAATACTGGTCCAGCAGCAACATCTTCTGGGACTACGGCAAAACGAAGATGGCCCCGGATTTCGGCTACAACGGGCGCTTCCTGCTGGACGTGTTGCAGGAGATCGCGCAGACCGAGAACGGCGCCACCTGGGCCGACGCCGCAGGCGTCGTGCACCAGGACTCGCGCGAGACCAGGTACACCTACAGCCGGTCCGCCGCGTCGCGGTACACGTTCGGCGAGAACACGGCCGCGGGCGAGCTGCCGTACCTCAACGTCGAGTACGACTACGACCCGACGTACGTCTACAGCCAGGCGAACATCACCTCTGGCGGGAGCGGCACCCAGCTCGCGCCCGTCGTGAACGCGACGAGCCAAGCCGCGTACGGGCAACGGATCCTGTCGCTCACGCTGCAAACCCAAAACGATTGGGACGCGCAGCAGGCCGCGCAGTTCTACGTGCAGCGGTACGCGAAACCGGCCGGTGCGCCGGGAACGAACGTGCCGCCGCGGATCACGAAGATGACGCTCGACCCGGTCGCGAATCCGGCGCTGTGGGACGCGGTGCTGTCGATCGACCTTGACGACCGCATCACGGTGAAGCGGCGCACGAGCGCGGGCGTGACGGTGTCCGGGGACTACTACGTCGAGAAGATCGACCATCACGCGGCGGGCGACGCGTCGACGTGGACGGCGGATTACGAGTTGTCCCCGGTGTGGATCTCCCAGGCTTGGATTCTGGGCGACAGCGTGAAAAGCGTGCTCGGCAGCACGACGGTTTGTGTCTACTAA
- a CDS encoding glycoside hydrolase domain-containing protein, protein MQSIGRWADASGHPSGAALVAEGYVGVFVYAGTPGRAKNITAAVYADYVAHGLQVVAVYENVADDISSGAGAQHARDIMADLAHVGAPNTLLICAAADEHLTAGQVVTATGYQRDFWNTAKGAGWSGPVGGYGFSEFTHAIHDAGLSEFLWQCGSESLLWDGVTWWQRNDGTAVVGGVQVDINEQYQEVTTMPTAQEIAAAVWAYAIGKRPDGSPVEAGDAEVNEYLAGFFGGGDAGAHAVYPTVNALAAKLDQLNAKVDALQGTTPAAMQAMIDAAIGQHMQITGTVQITGAPPASPPPAA, encoded by the coding sequence ATGCAAAGCATCGGTCGCTGGGCCGACGCGTCCGGGCACCCGTCCGGCGCGGCCCTCGTCGCCGAGGGCTACGTCGGCGTGTTCGTCTACGCGGGCACCCCGGGCCGCGCCAAGAACATCACCGCTGCCGTGTACGCCGATTATGTCGCGCACGGATTGCAGGTCGTCGCCGTGTACGAGAACGTCGCCGACGACATCTCGAGCGGAGCGGGCGCGCAGCACGCGCGCGACATCATGGCCGACCTCGCGCACGTCGGCGCACCGAACACACTGCTGATCTGCGCCGCCGCGGACGAACATCTGACCGCCGGCCAAGTCGTGACCGCGACCGGATACCAGCGCGATTTCTGGAACACTGCCAAAGGCGCAGGCTGGTCCGGGCCGGTGGGCGGCTATGGCTTCTCCGAGTTCACGCACGCCATCCACGACGCTGGGCTGTCCGAGTTCCTGTGGCAGTGTGGCAGCGAATCCCTGCTGTGGGACGGCGTGACGTGGTGGCAGCGCAACGACGGAACCGCCGTAGTGGGCGGCGTCCAGGTCGATATCAACGAGCAGTACCAGGAGGTCACCACCATGCCCACCGCACAGGAAATCGCGGCCGCCGTCTGGGCCTACGCGATCGGCAAGCGCCCGGACGGCAGCCCGGTCGAGGCCGGCGACGCCGAGGTCAACGAATATCTCGCCGGGTTCTTCGGCGGCGGCGACGCCGGTGCCCACGCGGTCTACCCGACTGTGAACGCGCTGGCCGCGAAGCTCGACCAGTTGAACGCCAAGGTTGACGCGCTCCAGGGCACCACCCCGGCAGCGATGCAGGCGATGATCGACGCCGCGATCGGCCAGCACATGCAGATCACCGGCACCGTCCAGATCACCGGCGCACCCCCGGCCTCGCCGCCCCCGGCGGCCTGA
- a CDS encoding helix-turn-helix domain-containing protein: MADTPDEARAKRIKRNRRMLESWRSGVSITEIAREHRLSLSWTGRLLRQEGAVLPQIRQGVRRADLPVAEIIREYDKGATMQALADKHGTSYGTIRRLLIKNKVRIRPHGGQNAIEISPLLRPTRRT, from the coding sequence ATGGCCGACACGCCGGACGAGGCGCGCGCGAAGCGGATCAAACGGAATCGCCGGATGCTCGAATCCTGGCGTTCCGGTGTGTCGATCACCGAGATCGCGCGGGAACACCGACTGTCGCTGAGCTGGACCGGGCGGCTGCTGCGCCAGGAAGGCGCGGTGCTCCCGCAGATCCGCCAGGGGGTCCGGCGTGCTGATCTGCCTGTCGCGGAGATCATCCGCGAGTACGACAAGGGAGCGACGATGCAGGCGTTGGCGGACAAGCACGGCACGTCGTACGGCACCATCCGCCGGCTGCTGATCAAGAACAAGGTGCGGATCCGACCGCACGGCGGCCAAAACGCCATCGAGATCTCGCCGCTGCTGCGTCCGACGCGCCGGACTTAG
- a CDS encoding DUF6879 family protein, with protein sequence MTWVKPGAEFAALFHTFESSAWRWECQGTYREPVEREPLQAWRDGHPTFEFMQPWLDQIRAQTAEGKTFERVRMMTSPPTEYLRWMFEFTPLNIEAGEDIRWIGEEHARKLGAPTHDFYIFDDARVAILHFDDNGVSGAEVTDDPDTVAEHRQWRDRVWPVAVAHNQQFAPTTRSP encoded by the coding sequence ATGACCTGGGTCAAACCCGGCGCCGAATTCGCCGCGCTGTTCCACACCTTCGAGTCCTCGGCATGGCGGTGGGAATGCCAGGGCACCTACCGGGAGCCCGTCGAGCGGGAACCGCTGCAGGCATGGCGCGACGGACACCCGACCTTCGAGTTCATGCAGCCCTGGCTCGACCAGATCCGCGCGCAAACCGCCGAAGGCAAGACCTTCGAGCGGGTCCGGATGATGACCAGCCCGCCCACCGAGTACCTCAGGTGGATGTTCGAGTTCACGCCCCTCAACATCGAGGCAGGCGAAGACATCCGGTGGATCGGCGAGGAGCACGCCCGCAAGCTCGGCGCGCCGACCCACGACTTCTACATCTTCGACGACGCCCGGGTCGCGATCCTCCACTTCGACGACAACGGCGTTTCCGGCGCCGAGGTCACCGACGACCCCGATACCGTCGCCGAGCACCGGCAGTGGCGCGACCGGGTGTGGCCGGTCGCCGTCGCGCACAACCAGCAGTTCGCACCGACGACGAGGAGCCCGTGA
- a CDS encoding helix-turn-helix domain-containing protein, which yields MTASNLSDRRIEYGDRLKTHRVAVTPRLTGKALAERLGWRAAKVSLIEGGKQLPTEPELGAWAEVVGITADDLAALLQELRAIRLDDARWKARLRTGGHESAQRSFAEMEAAAATIVNFEPALVPGPLQTPGYARAMFASMAALKDAGDDLDAAVAARMQRQNVLYDETKTIEILFFEASLRNSIASDAVMAAQADRLLAATQNPNLRLGIIPVGVQVPYVLLHGFWLFDDELLIAEMLHTEVTTRDPEDVRLYRRYLADMWEVAAEGEAARTLLQRVLGDLA from the coding sequence GTGACCGCATCCAATCTGAGCGACCGGCGCATCGAATACGGCGACCGGCTCAAAACGCACCGCGTCGCCGTCACGCCACGGCTCACCGGCAAGGCACTCGCCGAACGTCTCGGATGGCGCGCGGCGAAGGTGTCGCTCATCGAAGGCGGCAAGCAGCTGCCGACCGAGCCGGAGCTCGGCGCATGGGCCGAGGTCGTCGGCATCACCGCCGACGACCTCGCCGCCCTGCTCCAGGAACTGCGCGCGATCCGGCTCGACGACGCACGCTGGAAAGCCCGGCTCCGCACCGGCGGCCACGAAAGCGCGCAACGATCGTTCGCCGAAATGGAAGCCGCGGCCGCCACGATCGTCAACTTCGAGCCCGCTCTCGTGCCCGGCCCGCTGCAAACCCCCGGCTACGCACGCGCCATGTTCGCGAGCATGGCCGCGCTCAAGGACGCCGGCGACGACCTCGACGCCGCTGTCGCCGCACGGATGCAGCGGCAGAACGTCCTCTACGACGAGACGAAGACGATCGAGATCCTGTTCTTCGAGGCGTCGCTGCGGAACTCGATCGCGTCGGATGCGGTGATGGCGGCCCAGGCCGACCGGCTGCTCGCCGCGACCCAGAACCCGAACTTGCGACTCGGGATCATCCCGGTCGGCGTGCAGGTGCCGTACGTGCTGCTGCACGGGTTCTGGCTGTTCGACGACGAGCTGCTCATCGCGGAGATGCTGCACACCGAGGTCACCACCCGCGACCCCGAGGACGTCCGGCTCTACCGCCGGTACCTCGCGGATATGTGGGAGGTCGCAGCGGAAGGCGAGGCCGCCCGCACGCTGCTGCAACGCGTGCTCGGCGACCTCGCCTGA